A genomic window from Accipiter gentilis chromosome 1, bAccGen1.1, whole genome shotgun sequence includes:
- the STRADB gene encoding STE20-related kinase adapter protein beta isoform X2 — MSCLDCSCILRTPVESIRPEELSQSSVHECLADSDLAWIPPSTGRNEMVFCSSNVSHYELQLEIGRRFNNLTSVYLARHTPTGMQVAVRITDLENCSEEHLKALQHPNVMTLWTVFTAGSWLWVISPFMAYGSARHLLKTYFPEGMSEALIGNILFGAIRGLNYMHQNGYIHRNIKASHILISGDGLVSLSGLNNLYSLVNNGQKSKVVYDFPQFSTSVLPWLSPELLRQDLSGYNMKSDIYSVGITACELANGHVPFQDMPRTQMLLQKLKGPTYCPWDINTFPRGESRMKNSRSGVDSGIGESMTRTMTSERLQIPFSKTFSPAFHNLVELCLQQDPEKRPSASSLLSHTFFKQIKEQTQNSLLSLLPPPIQNNRSEFLALPSTAVGTELGCITANQDDTDWEF, encoded by the exons ATGTCTTGTTTG GACTGTTCCTGTATTCTGCGTACGCCAGTTGAATCAATCAGACCAGAAGAGCTATCTCAGAGCAGCGTCCATGAATGCCTG GCTGATTCTGATCTAGCCTGGATTCCCCCATCTACAGGAAGGAATGAAATGGTATTTTGCTCTTCTAATGTCTCTCACTATGAACTCCAGCTGGAGATAG GTAGGAGGTTCAACAACTTAACTTCAGTCTACCTTGCACGGCATACGCCTACAGGCATGCAAGTTGCTGTAAGGATCACAGACCTAGAAAATTGCTCTGAAGAGCATTTGAAAGCCTTACAG CATCCCAATGTAATGACGCTTTGGACAGTGTTTACAGCTGGTAGTTGGCTTTGGGTTATCTCCCCATTCATGGCCTATG GTTCAGCTAGACACCTGCTGAAGACTTACTTTCCTGAAGGAATGAGCGAAGCTTTAATAGGGAACATTCTGTTTGGTGCAATCAGAGGATTAAATTATATGCACCAGAATGGCTACATTCACAG GAATATTAAAGCTAGCCACATTCTGATTTCAGGGGATGGGCTGGTTTCTCTCTCTGGCTTGAACAACCTCTACAGTTTAGTTAACAATGGACAAAAGTCAAAGGTGGTATATGATTTCCCCCAGTTTAGTACATCCGTGCTTCCTTGGCTGAGTCCTGAACTACTGAGACAG GATTTGTCTGGGTATAACATGAAGTCTGATATTTACAGTGTGGGAATTACAGCATGTGAATTAGCCAACGGACATGTTCCATTTCAAGATATGCCTCGCACTCAG ATGCTGCTGCAAAAGCTGAAAGGTCCCACATACTGTCCTTGGGATATAAATACCTTTCCCCGTGGGGAATCCAGGATGAAGAATTCTCGATCAGGTGTTGATTCTGGAATTGGTGAGAGCATGACACGCACAATGACCAGTGAAAGACTACAAATTCCCTTTTCCAAAACGTTTTCACCTGCTTTCCACAACTTGGTAGAACTTTGCTTGCAACAGGACCCTGAGAAAAG GCCATCAGCAAGCAGTTTGCTTTCGCATACGTTCTTCAAACAG atAAAAGAACAAACACAGAATTCACTACTGTCTCTATTACCACCTCCTATTCAAAATAACAGATCAGAGTTCTTGGCACTGCCCTCAACAGCAGTTGGGACTGAACTTGGATGTATTACTGCAAATCAAGATGATACAGACTGGGAATTCTAA
- the STRADB gene encoding STE20-related kinase adapter protein beta isoform X1, protein MSCLDCSCILRTPVESIRPEELSQSSVHECLADSDLAWIPPSTGRNEMVFCSSNVSHYELQLEIGRRFNNLTSVYLARHTPTGMQVAVRITDLENCSEEHLKALQNEVVLSHFFQHPNVMTLWTVFTAGSWLWVISPFMAYGSARHLLKTYFPEGMSEALIGNILFGAIRGLNYMHQNGYIHRNIKASHILISGDGLVSLSGLNNLYSLVNNGQKSKVVYDFPQFSTSVLPWLSPELLRQDLSGYNMKSDIYSVGITACELANGHVPFQDMPRTQMLLQKLKGPTYCPWDINTFPRGESRMKNSRSGVDSGIGESMTRTMTSERLQIPFSKTFSPAFHNLVELCLQQDPEKRPSASSLLSHTFFKQIKEQTQNSLLSLLPPPIQNNRSEFLALPSTAVGTELGCITANQDDTDWEF, encoded by the exons ATGTCTTGTTTG GACTGTTCCTGTATTCTGCGTACGCCAGTTGAATCAATCAGACCAGAAGAGCTATCTCAGAGCAGCGTCCATGAATGCCTG GCTGATTCTGATCTAGCCTGGATTCCCCCATCTACAGGAAGGAATGAAATGGTATTTTGCTCTTCTAATGTCTCTCACTATGAACTCCAGCTGGAGATAG GTAGGAGGTTCAACAACTTAACTTCAGTCTACCTTGCACGGCATACGCCTACAGGCATGCAAGTTGCTGTAAGGATCACAGACCTAGAAAATTGCTCTGAAGAGCATTTGAAAGCCTTACAG AATGAGGTGGTTTTATCCCACTTTTTCCAGCATCCCAATGTAATGACGCTTTGGACAGTGTTTACAGCTGGTAGTTGGCTTTGGGTTATCTCCCCATTCATGGCCTATG GTTCAGCTAGACACCTGCTGAAGACTTACTTTCCTGAAGGAATGAGCGAAGCTTTAATAGGGAACATTCTGTTTGGTGCAATCAGAGGATTAAATTATATGCACCAGAATGGCTACATTCACAG GAATATTAAAGCTAGCCACATTCTGATTTCAGGGGATGGGCTGGTTTCTCTCTCTGGCTTGAACAACCTCTACAGTTTAGTTAACAATGGACAAAAGTCAAAGGTGGTATATGATTTCCCCCAGTTTAGTACATCCGTGCTTCCTTGGCTGAGTCCTGAACTACTGAGACAG GATTTGTCTGGGTATAACATGAAGTCTGATATTTACAGTGTGGGAATTACAGCATGTGAATTAGCCAACGGACATGTTCCATTTCAAGATATGCCTCGCACTCAG ATGCTGCTGCAAAAGCTGAAAGGTCCCACATACTGTCCTTGGGATATAAATACCTTTCCCCGTGGGGAATCCAGGATGAAGAATTCTCGATCAGGTGTTGATTCTGGAATTGGTGAGAGCATGACACGCACAATGACCAGTGAAAGACTACAAATTCCCTTTTCCAAAACGTTTTCACCTGCTTTCCACAACTTGGTAGAACTTTGCTTGCAACAGGACCCTGAGAAAAG GCCATCAGCAAGCAGTTTGCTTTCGCATACGTTCTTCAAACAG atAAAAGAACAAACACAGAATTCACTACTGTCTCTATTACCACCTCCTATTCAAAATAACAGATCAGAGTTCTTGGCACTGCCCTCAACAGCAGTTGGGACTGAACTTGGATGTATTACTGCAAATCAAGATGATACAGACTGGGAATTCTAA
- the STRADB gene encoding STE20-related kinase adapter protein beta isoform X3: MSCLDCSCILRTPVESIRPEELSQSSVHECLADSDLAWIPPSTGRNEMVFCSSNVSHYELQLEIGRRFNNLTSVYLARHTPTGMQVAVRITDLENCSEEHLKALQNEVVLSHFFQHPNVMTLWTVFTAGSWLWVISPFMAYGSARHLLKTYFPEGMSEALIGNILFGAIRGLNYMHQNGYIHRNIKASHILISGDGLVSLSGLNNLYSLVNNGQKSKVVYDFPQFSTSVLPWLSPELLRQDLSGYNMKSDIYSVGITACELANGHVPFQDMPRTQMLLQKLKGPTYCPWDINTFPRGESRMKNSRSGVDSGIGESMTRTMTSERLQIPFSKTFSPAFHNLVELCLQQDPEKRPSASSLLSHTFFKQIRVLGTALNSSWD; the protein is encoded by the exons ATGTCTTGTTTG GACTGTTCCTGTATTCTGCGTACGCCAGTTGAATCAATCAGACCAGAAGAGCTATCTCAGAGCAGCGTCCATGAATGCCTG GCTGATTCTGATCTAGCCTGGATTCCCCCATCTACAGGAAGGAATGAAATGGTATTTTGCTCTTCTAATGTCTCTCACTATGAACTCCAGCTGGAGATAG GTAGGAGGTTCAACAACTTAACTTCAGTCTACCTTGCACGGCATACGCCTACAGGCATGCAAGTTGCTGTAAGGATCACAGACCTAGAAAATTGCTCTGAAGAGCATTTGAAAGCCTTACAG AATGAGGTGGTTTTATCCCACTTTTTCCAGCATCCCAATGTAATGACGCTTTGGACAGTGTTTACAGCTGGTAGTTGGCTTTGGGTTATCTCCCCATTCATGGCCTATG GTTCAGCTAGACACCTGCTGAAGACTTACTTTCCTGAAGGAATGAGCGAAGCTTTAATAGGGAACATTCTGTTTGGTGCAATCAGAGGATTAAATTATATGCACCAGAATGGCTACATTCACAG GAATATTAAAGCTAGCCACATTCTGATTTCAGGGGATGGGCTGGTTTCTCTCTCTGGCTTGAACAACCTCTACAGTTTAGTTAACAATGGACAAAAGTCAAAGGTGGTATATGATTTCCCCCAGTTTAGTACATCCGTGCTTCCTTGGCTGAGTCCTGAACTACTGAGACAG GATTTGTCTGGGTATAACATGAAGTCTGATATTTACAGTGTGGGAATTACAGCATGTGAATTAGCCAACGGACATGTTCCATTTCAAGATATGCCTCGCACTCAG ATGCTGCTGCAAAAGCTGAAAGGTCCCACATACTGTCCTTGGGATATAAATACCTTTCCCCGTGGGGAATCCAGGATGAAGAATTCTCGATCAGGTGTTGATTCTGGAATTGGTGAGAGCATGACACGCACAATGACCAGTGAAAGACTACAAATTCCCTTTTCCAAAACGTTTTCACCTGCTTTCCACAACTTGGTAGAACTTTGCTTGCAACAGGACCCTGAGAAAAG GCCATCAGCAAGCAGTTTGCTTTCGCATACGTTCTTCAAACAG ATCAGAGTTCTTGGCACTGCCCTCAACAGCAGTTGGGACTGA
- the STRADB gene encoding STE20-related kinase adapter protein beta isoform X4 — MSCLDCSCILRTPVESIRPEELSQSSVHECLADSDLAWIPPSTGRNEMVFCSSNVSHYELQLEIGRRFNNLTSVYLARHTPTGMQVAVRITDLENCSEEHLKALQNEVVLSHFFQHPNVMTLWTVFTAGSWLWVISPFMAYGSARHLLKTYFPEGMSEALIGNILFGAIRGLNYMHQNGYIHRNIKASHILISGDGLVSLSGLNNLYSLVNNGQKSKVVYDFPQFSTSVLPWLSPELLRQDLSGYNMKSDIYSVGITACELANGHVPFQDMPRTQMLLQKLKGPTYCPWDINTFPRGESRMKNSRSGVDSGIGESMTRTMTSERLQIPFSKTFSPAFHNLVELCLQQDPEKR, encoded by the exons ATGTCTTGTTTG GACTGTTCCTGTATTCTGCGTACGCCAGTTGAATCAATCAGACCAGAAGAGCTATCTCAGAGCAGCGTCCATGAATGCCTG GCTGATTCTGATCTAGCCTGGATTCCCCCATCTACAGGAAGGAATGAAATGGTATTTTGCTCTTCTAATGTCTCTCACTATGAACTCCAGCTGGAGATAG GTAGGAGGTTCAACAACTTAACTTCAGTCTACCTTGCACGGCATACGCCTACAGGCATGCAAGTTGCTGTAAGGATCACAGACCTAGAAAATTGCTCTGAAGAGCATTTGAAAGCCTTACAG AATGAGGTGGTTTTATCCCACTTTTTCCAGCATCCCAATGTAATGACGCTTTGGACAGTGTTTACAGCTGGTAGTTGGCTTTGGGTTATCTCCCCATTCATGGCCTATG GTTCAGCTAGACACCTGCTGAAGACTTACTTTCCTGAAGGAATGAGCGAAGCTTTAATAGGGAACATTCTGTTTGGTGCAATCAGAGGATTAAATTATATGCACCAGAATGGCTACATTCACAG GAATATTAAAGCTAGCCACATTCTGATTTCAGGGGATGGGCTGGTTTCTCTCTCTGGCTTGAACAACCTCTACAGTTTAGTTAACAATGGACAAAAGTCAAAGGTGGTATATGATTTCCCCCAGTTTAGTACATCCGTGCTTCCTTGGCTGAGTCCTGAACTACTGAGACAG GATTTGTCTGGGTATAACATGAAGTCTGATATTTACAGTGTGGGAATTACAGCATGTGAATTAGCCAACGGACATGTTCCATTTCAAGATATGCCTCGCACTCAG ATGCTGCTGCAAAAGCTGAAAGGTCCCACATACTGTCCTTGGGATATAAATACCTTTCCCCGTGGGGAATCCAGGATGAAGAATTCTCGATCAGGTGTTGATTCTGGAATTGGTGAGAGCATGACACGCACAATGACCAGTGAAAGACTACAAATTCCCTTTTCCAAAACGTTTTCACCTGCTTTCCACAACTTGGTAGAACTTTGCTTGCAACAGGACCCTGAGAAAAG atAA